The genomic region GACCCACCCCCCTATCCTCTAGGCAAAGGATGAAGGTTCGGTTAGAGTGGGGCCGATGGCCCGGAGCCCCCTCTTTGCGCACCTGACCCCCGAGGAGGTGCGGCTGGCCCGCGCCTACTTCCTGCCCCTCACCTACCCCAAGGGCAAGGCCATCTTCCACCAAGGGGACCTGGGGCAGGCCCTCTACCTGGTGGAGGCCGGCCAGGTGCGCCTCTACCGCACCCACCTGGGGGGCCAGGAGAAGACCCTAGGCTTCGTGGGACCCGGAGGGGTATTCGGGGAGATGAGCCTCCTGGATGAGGGCGAGCGAAGCGCCAGCGCCGTGGCCGAGGAGGAAAGCCAGCTTCTCGCCCTCCACCGTGAGGACTACCTGGCCCTCATCCGCCGCCTCCCCCTCGTGGCCCACAACCTGGCCCGGCTCCTGGCCCTTCGCCTGCGGGAGGCGGATCTGGAGCTGGAC from Thermus islandicus DSM 21543 harbors:
- a CDS encoding Crp/Fnr family transcriptional regulator; this encodes MARSPLFAHLTPEEVRLARAYFLPLTYPKGKAIFHQGDLGQALYLVEAGQVRLYRTHLGGQEKTLGFVGPGGVFGEMSLLDEGERSASAVAEEESQLLALHREDYLALIRRLPLVAHNLARLLALRLREADLELDLLAFEEARSRVAYALLKLLRQGKGPLLRLRQQELAALAGTSRETVTRVLHELKAHGAVRLAPGEVEVVSPGLLEEVAFGLL